The sequence ATTAAAATATTAGCAAGGACTATGACTATAAAGTGAGTAAAAGAAAAACTTTTCTTATAGATCCCAATAAGTTCTAAAAAAGGGGGAGATCAGATTAAAGCGATTATAATTGGTGGCTTTCTAGGTAGTGGTAAGACCACTACATTGATAACTCTTGGTAAATATCTAGCAGACGAGGGGAGCAAAGTTGCTATCGTTGTGAATGAGGTTGGCCAAGTTGGAATTGATAGTGATATAATAAATAAATTTGGTCTAAATACTAAAGAGATTACTAGTGGTTGTNNNNNNNNNNAACAATTACAGAACTCTATAACTCATTTTCACCTGATTACCTATTAGTTGAACCTTCGGGTATCGCATTTCCTAATAT comes from Methanocalculus natronophilus and encodes:
- a CDS encoding GTP-binding protein produces the protein MGGFLGSGKTTTLITLGKYLADEGSKVAIVVNEVGQVGIDSDIINKFGLNTKEITSGC